The following proteins are encoded in a genomic region of Pelotomaculum isophthalicicum JI:
- a CDS encoding DUF4179 domain-containing protein: MSDMFHKALMEDAARINVSQMTWKQVKQSHRRARGKADWKRRLLVYAASAAVLLILAIGVSGFVSPVMAKMLQKVPIIGELYSFNNLKLDQYASYVNSSATDKGITVTVPKAYYDGRRLLLIYAIEVPEGYEPIYGSQINLATTKIQLNGKPLSFQSAVGMDSLASANMYRGDVGWDLSSDQAPQNSMLTIPIDQVGTVKGNWTLSIPVSSEAIDKDTRYEFPKDASSTYDGITITVNKVSKGPVHTTIWMQVCQQLPVNDKPKYELGFRGMDFVVYTPSRQALGGWYIGNQQYYAKKVGDEEVWDVTIQCKTPPNDIKSIIIEPVLSVEAKDGVTGNCPHLPQLDVTIPLN; encoded by the coding sequence ATAAATGTATCTCAAATGACATGGAAACAAGTAAAACAGAGCCACAGACGCGCACGTGGAAAGGCTGATTGGAAACGTCGACTACTCGTTTATGCAGCTAGTGCCGCAGTACTACTGATTTTGGCGATTGGCGTTTCAGGATTCGTTTCACCTGTAATGGCTAAGATGTTGCAAAAAGTACCGATTATTGGTGAGTTATACTCGTTTAATAACTTAAAACTCGATCAGTATGCATCATATGTTAATTCATCGGCAACTGACAAGGGGATTACCGTGACTGTGCCAAAAGCCTATTATGATGGCAGGCGGTTATTACTAATCTATGCTATAGAGGTGCCGGAAGGGTATGAACCGATTTATGGCTCACAAATTAATCTCGCCACAACAAAGATTCAACTGAACGGTAAGCCGCTATCTTTTCAAAGTGCCGTGGGTATGGATTCTTTGGCATCAGCAAATATGTACCGTGGTGATGTGGGATGGGACTTGTCATCTGATCAGGCTCCTCAGAACAGCATGCTCACGATCCCTATTGATCAGGTGGGTACAGTAAAGGGAAATTGGACGTTATCTATTCCGGTTTCCAGTGAAGCGATAGATAAGGACACTCGCTATGAGTTTCCAAAGGATGCAAGCAGTACCTATGACGGAATCACGATCACGGTCAACAAGGTAAGTAAAGGGCCGGTACATACCACCATTTGGATGCAAGTGTGCCAGCAACTACCGGTAAATGACAAACCAAAATATGAGCTGGGTTTTAGAGGAATGGATTTTGTCGTTTATACACCCAGCCGTCAGGCCCTTGGCGGATGGTACATTGGCAACCAACAATATTATGCAAAAAAAGTCGGAGATGAAGAAGTTTGGGACGTAACAATCCAATGCAAAACCCCACCGAACGATATAAAGTCCATTATTATTGAACCTGTTTTATCTGTAGAGGCTAAAGATGGTGTAACAGGAAATTGTCCACATTTACCACAACTCGATGTCACTATTCCACTAAATTAA